The [Clostridium] celerecrescens 18A genomic sequence ACGGAAAACTGGTGAACATTGATTACGTAATTGAGAACGGCGACCAGGTGGAGATCATCACTTCCCAGAACAGCCGGGGCCCCAGCCGGGACTGGCTGAATATAGTGAAAAGCACCCAGGCCAAGAACAAGATCAACCAATGGTTTAAAACAGAACTGAAAGAAGATAACATCCTTCGCGGCAAGGAGATGGTGGACCGCTACTGCAAGACAAAGGGAATCAATTATTCTGAGATCAGCAAGCCGGAATACCAGGAAAAGGTCATGAAGCGTTATGCGTTCCGTGATTGGGAGTCAGTTCTTGCATCCATCGGACATGGGGGCCTGAAAGAGGGCCAGGTCATCAATAAGATGGTGGATGAACGGAATAAGAAGCTTAAGAAAGATGTTACGGACAACAGCATTTTAAATGACATAGAGGATATGAGCAACAGGCTGCCAGTCAAGAGACGCTCGGGCAGCGGAATCGTTGTAAAGGGAATCCACGACCTTGCAGTCCGCTTTTCCAAATGCTGCAGCCCGGTGCCGGGAGATGAGATCGTAGGCTTTGTAACCCGCGGACGGGGAATTTCTATCCACAGGACTGACTGCGTCAACGTCTTAAACCTGCCTGAGGATGAGCGGAATCGTCTGATTGATGCGGAATGGCAGGAATCGGAGGGTGATGACACCAAGGAACGGTATTCCTCGGAAATCAAGATATTTGCCAATAACCGGATCGGCATGTTTGTCGACATATCCAAGGTGTTTACAGAGAGGCAGATCGACATCACCTCCATGAACTCCAGAACCAACAAGCAGGGCAAGGCGACCATTACCATGACCTTTGACATTCATGGTGTGGAAGAACTGGGGAAGCTGGTTGATAAGCTGAGACAAATCGAAGGAGTCATAGACATTGAGAGGACTGCGGGATAACGCAGTTTTCTCTTTTTGCGCGAAGTAAACCAAATGATAAAACATGGAAATCGTGTTTTTCTTTGTTGCCTGAACCGGATTTGCATCAGGTTTACATAAAGATAATTTCAGTTAGGAGATAAAAAACATGAGTGATTTCAGAATAAAGACCTGTCCTGTGGGCCAGCTTGGAACCAATTGCTATGTAATATACCGGGAATCCCTAAAAAAGGCGGTAATCGTGGACCCGGGCGCAGACGGGGCATATATCCTGGACCTGTGCCGGGAGCTTTCCCTGAATCCGGAGGCGATTTTACTGACTCATGGGCATTTTGATCACATTCTGGCGGTAAAAGATATCAAAGAAGCATTTCCTGATGTGAAAATTTTTGCCGGAAAGCAGGAAAAAGAGATGCTTGCAGAACCGTCTGTCAATTTGTCTTCCTCTTTTGGTATGGCTTATACGGTTCATGCAGACGGATATGAGGAGGATGGAGCCATTCTATCTCTTGCAGGAATGACCTTTAAGGTTTTGTTTACCCCAGGCCATACTTCAGGTTCGGTCTGTTATCTGATCGAGTCTGAAAACATCCTCATAAGCGGTGACACTCTCTTTTTGGAGTCTTTGGGAAGAACGGACTTTCCTACGGGAAGTCAGTCCCAGATCTTAAGCTCCATAAAGGAACGGCTTTTTGTCCTGCCTGACGATACACTTGTTTATCCGGGGCATGGGGAGGCGACCACGATTGGTCATGAGAAAGTATATAACCCGGTGGCATTATACAGAGGATAGAAGCATTAAGAGTATAGCACCCTGCGGGTATCCCGATATACCCCAAAAGCATGGGAGCAGATGAGGAAGATACATGATAGGATTAATATTAGATGACCAGTCCTTTGAGCAGGATATCAGAGAGCTTTTGATGGCATTTTATCCGGGAGAGGGCTTTGTCCACAAAGAAAGCCGGTCAGAGGCCTACCGTCTTCTTGTCCGGGGCAGGACAGGGGAAGCTGATTATGAGCTGGCGATCCAGGATGTTGAGAAGGACATTGTAAGTTCTTCATCCACTGAAGTGGATTTTACTGACCGCTTCGAAACCAAGAACCGGATCAAACGGATGCTTTACGGCATGGTTCATGAGCTTACGGGGATAGAACTTCCCTGGGGAACCTTAACAGGAATCCGGCCTACCAAAATAGCCATGACAAGGCTTATGGAAGGGTATACGGATGGGGAAGTCCGCAGATACATGAAGGATACCTATTTAACCAGTGACGGAAAAGTGGATTTAAGCCTGGAGATTGCCAGGCGGGAGATGGAACTCATTTCTGCCATTGATTACAGCCACGGCTACAGCTTGTATATAGGTATTCCCTTCTGCCCTACTACCTGCCTTTACTGCTCCTTTACTTCCTTCCCTATTGGACAATGGGAAAAGCGCATGGAAGAGTATCTGGAAGCTTTATTTAAGGAAATGGATTATACAGCAAGGAAAATGGCAGGGAGGACCCTGGATACTGTTTATATCGGCGGTGGTACGCCTACTTCCCTTTCCGCCCTTCATCTGGATAAGCTGATCAGCAGGCTGAAAGCAACCTTTGATTTTACCGGGGTAAAGGAATTTACCGTTGAGGCCGGACGCCCGGACAGTATTACCATAGAAAAGCTTCAGGTTCTAAAAAGCCGCGGAGTGACCCGTATATCCATTAATCCTCAGACCATGAAA encodes the following:
- a CDS encoding MBL fold metallo-hydrolase, with the protein product MSDFRIKTCPVGQLGTNCYVIYRESLKKAVIVDPGADGAYILDLCRELSLNPEAILLTHGHFDHILAVKDIKEAFPDVKIFAGKQEKEMLAEPSVNLSSSFGMAYTVHADGYEEDGAILSLAGMTFKVLFTPGHTSGSVCYLIESENILISGDTLFLESLGRTDFPTGSQSQILSSIKERLFVLPDDTLVYPGHGEATTIGHEKVYNPVALYRG
- the hemZ gene encoding coproporphyrinogen dehydrogenase HemZ encodes the protein MIGLILDDQSFEQDIRELLMAFYPGEGFVHKESRSEAYRLLVRGRTGEADYELAIQDVEKDIVSSSSTEVDFTDRFETKNRIKRMLYGMVHELTGIELPWGTLTGIRPTKIAMTRLMEGYTDGEVRRYMKDTYLTSDGKVDLSLEIARREMELISAIDYSHGYSLYIGIPFCPTTCLYCSFTSFPIGQWEKRMEEYLEALFKEMDYTARKMAGRTLDTVYIGGGTPTSLSALHLDKLISRLKATFDFTGVKEFTVEAGRPDSITIEKLQVLKSRGVTRISINPQTMKQETLDIIGRRHTVDMVKDRYSMARSLGFDNINMDLIIGLPEEDMEDVTRTMEEIKALGPDGITVHSLAIKRAARLNMFKEKYEDLKITNTQEMIDLTATYARSMGQEPYYLYRQKNMAGNFENVGYSLPGKACIYNILIMEEKQTIIACGAGTTTKVIFPSENRLERVENVKDVEQYIARIDEMLERKEKMLAKLEM